From a single Sporosarcina oncorhynchi genomic region:
- the yihA gene encoding ribosome biogenesis GTP-binding protein YihA/YsxC: MKVNQVEMIMSAVRPEQYPDNGFPEFALAGRSNVGKSSFINKMIGRKSLARTSSKPGKTQTLNFYKIEEQLFFVDVPGYGYAKVSKSERGKWGSMIETYLIEREQLRAVIQIVDLRHPPSVDDCIMYDFLGDYNIPTIIVATKADKIPKGKWEKHKKIVRDTLHLRAGDPIILFSSEKGMGMDEAWKEIESRM; this comes from the coding sequence ATGAAAGTCAATCAAGTTGAAATGATCATGAGTGCAGTTAGACCCGAACAATATCCTGATAACGGATTCCCGGAATTCGCATTGGCAGGCCGTTCGAACGTTGGGAAATCGTCCTTCATCAACAAGATGATTGGTCGCAAAAGTTTGGCGAGAACTTCGTCAAAGCCTGGTAAAACCCAAACATTGAACTTCTATAAAATTGAAGAACAGTTATTCTTCGTGGACGTACCGGGATATGGGTATGCGAAAGTATCGAAATCAGAACGCGGTAAATGGGGAAGTATGATTGAAACCTATCTGATAGAGAGGGAACAATTGCGAGCTGTCATCCAAATTGTAGACCTCCGTCATCCACCAAGTGTTGATGATTGTATTATGTATGACTTCCTTGGGGACTATAATATCCCGACAATCATTGTCGCGACAAAAGCTGATAAAATCCCTAAAGGTAAATGGGAAAAACATAAAAAAATCGTCAGAGACACTTTGCATTTAAGAGCAGGTGACCCAATCATTCTCTTCTCGTCAGAAAAAGGAATGGGTATGGACGAAGCGTGGAAAGAAATCGAAAGCAGAATGTAA
- a CDS encoding uroporphyrinogen-III synthase: MPEQLPLQGETVIFTGTPKSVDVFDLVRQYGGEPYSFPLIQVGEIEDSSDEERLKKSGAYDWLIFTSQSAVHSFQSKMKRYRLKAADIQSKIAAVGTQTAAALEKIGFQVEFIPTVFSADVFVQQFKPEGATKLNVLFLRGTLAGSLIREELPFHVVEWTVYETVTKPQSIISIVELLKKRTDCTVLFASPSAVQVFVESAVPIVGWSGFTIGAIGHVTANALKKAGATVNVTPETYTLKELVNALARRKEEIQ; this comes from the coding sequence ATGCCTGAACAGTTGCCTTTACAAGGTGAAACCGTCATATTCACGGGGACGCCAAAATCTGTCGACGTGTTCGACCTTGTTCGACAGTATGGTGGCGAGCCATATTCTTTCCCTTTAATCCAAGTGGGGGAGATAGAAGACTCCTCGGATGAAGAGCGGTTAAAGAAGTCCGGCGCCTATGATTGGCTTATTTTTACGAGTCAAAGTGCTGTGCATTCCTTTCAGTCGAAAATGAAACGTTATCGACTGAAAGCGGCGGACATTCAATCTAAAATTGCGGCTGTTGGAACACAGACAGCTGCGGCGCTTGAAAAAATCGGATTTCAGGTGGAGTTCATCCCAACTGTTTTCAGTGCGGATGTGTTTGTCCAACAGTTCAAACCTGAAGGAGCAACAAAGCTAAATGTCCTCTTCTTAAGAGGAACACTTGCGGGAAGCTTAATTCGTGAAGAGTTACCGTTCCACGTTGTAGAATGGACGGTTTACGAAACAGTCACCAAACCCCAATCAATCATTTCGATTGTGGAATTGCTAAAAAAGCGGACGGACTGCACAGTATTGTTTGCAAGTCCGTCTGCGGTCCAAGTTTTTGTAGAAAGTGCAGTGCCGATTGTTGGCTGGAGTGGGTTTACAATCGGTGCTATCGGACATGTGACAGCAAATGCATTGAAGAAAGCGGGTGCTACGGTCAACGTGACACCTGAAACGTATACGTTAAAGGAACTCGTCAACGCTTTGGCGAGACGAAAGGAAGAAATCCAATGA
- a CDS encoding cytochrome C assembly family protein: MAEITMARFHEVIVVLYAVSLVFYFIDYLNKNKVAHRSAFWILMVVYLMQSGSLVVQLIETHRLPILSLYEGIYFYTWLLITLSMILQLFTKVGFAVFFLNVIGFVFMTIYTFAPAQIEQSPVGESLISELLFIHITFAIFSYAAFAMAVVYAILYLLVYNVLKRKKWTKQFGRLPSLQMCLIGMKASIYTGIPVLFISLILGTQWAIVALDEWMISDVKIIGSFFLIIIYSLVLFLQRRGKLTANDFAWANVFAFLFVIINFFLGSKLSQFHFWI; this comes from the coding sequence ATGGCTGAAATTACGATGGCGAGATTTCACGAAGTGATTGTCGTCCTGTATGCGGTGAGCCTTGTATTTTATTTCATCGATTACTTGAATAAAAACAAAGTTGCTCACCGCAGCGCCTTCTGGATTTTAATGGTCGTCTATCTCATGCAGAGCGGCTCACTTGTCGTCCAATTGATTGAAACGCATCGATTACCGATCCTTTCACTTTATGAAGGGATTTATTTTTACACATGGTTGCTGATTACGTTATCTATGATTCTACAGTTGTTCACGAAAGTAGGATTTGCCGTCTTCTTTTTGAATGTCATCGGCTTCGTTTTCATGACGATTTATACATTTGCACCCGCTCAAATAGAGCAATCACCAGTAGGCGAATCGCTTATCTCGGAATTATTGTTCATCCATATTACTTTTGCCATATTTTCTTATGCTGCCTTTGCAATGGCTGTGGTTTACGCGATTCTTTATCTGCTTGTCTATAATGTGTTAAAACGAAAGAAATGGACGAAACAGTTTGGCCGTCTTCCATCATTGCAAATGTGTCTGATTGGGATGAAAGCATCCATCTATACAGGCATTCCGGTTTTATTCATTAGCTTAATACTTGGTACACAATGGGCAATTGTCGCATTGGATGAGTGGATGATTTCTGATGTGAAAATTATCGGTTCTTTCTTTTTAATAATTATTTATAGTTTAGTATTGTTTTTGCAAAGAAGAGGCAAACTGACAGCAAACGATTTTGCATGGGCGAACGTATTCGCTTTTCTTTTTGTGATTATCAATTTCTTTTTAGGAAGTAAATTATCACAGTTCCATTTCTGGATTTGA
- the hemL gene encoding glutamate-1-semialdehyde 2,1-aminomutase — protein MGRNYEKSKKAFAEAVKLMPGGVNSPVRAFKSVNMDPIFMESGKGPMITDIDGNEYIDYVLSWGPLILGHTDPDVVEAIKKVAETGTSFGAPTLLENELAQIVIDRVPSIEIVRMVSSGTEATMSALRLARGYTGRNKILKFEGCYHGHGDSLLIKAGSGVATLGLPDSPGVPEGVAKNTITVPYNDLAGVTAVFEQYGDDLAGVIVEPVAGNMGVVPPEPGFLEALRELTEKNGTVLIFDEVMTGFRVDYTCAQGYFGVTPDLTCLGKVIGGGLPVGAYGGKREIMEHIAPAGTVYQAGTLSGNPLAMTAGIETLKKLTPASYDHFKKLGDQLEIGFREAATKYNIPHTVNRAGSMIGFFFTNEKVFNYDKAKTADLQLFAEYFRLMAGEGIFLPPSQFEGMFLSTAHTEAHIDKTVQAFHKVFAQLAK, from the coding sequence ATGGGTAGAAATTACGAAAAATCGAAAAAAGCTTTTGCTGAAGCGGTGAAATTGATGCCGGGCGGAGTGAATTCTCCAGTACGTGCATTCAAATCGGTCAATATGGATCCGATTTTCATGGAAAGTGGAAAAGGACCAATGATTACGGATATCGATGGCAATGAATACATCGACTATGTCCTATCATGGGGTCCTCTGATTTTAGGACATACGGATCCAGATGTCGTTGAAGCGATTAAGAAAGTAGCTGAAACAGGGACAAGTTTTGGTGCTCCTACATTGCTTGAAAATGAATTGGCGCAAATCGTCATCGACCGTGTCCCTTCGATTGAAATCGTACGGATGGTTTCATCAGGTACAGAAGCGACAATGAGTGCCTTGCGTCTAGCTCGTGGATATACGGGTCGCAATAAAATTTTGAAGTTCGAAGGCTGTTACCATGGCCACGGAGATTCATTACTCATTAAAGCTGGTTCTGGTGTCGCGACTTTAGGATTGCCTGATAGTCCAGGCGTACCTGAAGGCGTTGCGAAGAATACGATTACGGTTCCTTATAATGACCTTGCAGGCGTTACAGCTGTCTTTGAACAATATGGTGACGATCTAGCGGGAGTCATTGTAGAACCCGTTGCAGGCAATATGGGCGTCGTACCACCTGAGCCTGGCTTCCTTGAAGCTCTGCGCGAATTGACAGAGAAGAATGGTACAGTTTTGATTTTCGATGAAGTCATGACGGGTTTCCGTGTCGATTATACGTGTGCGCAAGGATATTTTGGCGTCACACCTGATCTTACTTGCCTAGGAAAAGTAATCGGTGGCGGGTTGCCTGTCGGTGCATATGGCGGTAAACGAGAAATCATGGAGCATATCGCTCCTGCAGGAACGGTTTACCAAGCTGGCACATTGTCCGGTAATCCGCTTGCAATGACTGCGGGTATCGAGACATTGAAAAAGTTGACACCGGCGTCATACGATCATTTTAAGAAGCTGGGCGATCAGTTGGAGATAGGTTTCCGTGAAGCGGCAACTAAATACAACATTCCGCATACGGTTAACCGTGCAGGCTCCATGATTGGATTCTTCTTCACAAATGAAAAAGTTTTCAATTACGATAAAGCGAAAACGGCAGACCTGCAATTATTTGCGGAATACTTCCGCTTGATGGCGGGAGAAGGCATTTTCTTGCCACCATCTCAATTTGAAGGGATGTTCCTGTCAACAGCACATACGGAAGCGCATATCGATAAAACGGTACAAGCTTTCCATAAAGTCTTCGCTCAATTAGCGAAATAA
- the hemC gene encoding hydroxymethylbilane synthase has product MRKIIVGSRRSKLALTQTNWFIDQMKAAGAPFEFEVKEIVTKGDQIIDVMLSKVGGKGLFVKEIQQALFNKEIDFAVHSMKDMPAVLPEGLTIGCIPPRVDARDAYIANGGVKFMDLPVGAVVGTSSLRRSSQLLLLRPDLEIKWIRGNIDTRLKKMQDGEYDAILLAAAGLKRMGWSEDIVTEYMSIEDCIPAVGQGALAIECRTDDTELLTELKKMSDDKTWNEVDAERTFLSEMDGSCQVPIAGFAKTIGDEITFTGYIATPDAKQVFKKTVTGKNPVEVGKAVAKVLRDEGAAEVIQKVKAEMDA; this is encoded by the coding sequence ATGAGAAAAATCATCGTAGGTTCCAGACGAAGTAAGCTTGCATTAACACAGACGAATTGGTTCATCGACCAAATGAAAGCAGCGGGTGCACCATTTGAATTTGAAGTGAAGGAAATTGTTACGAAAGGCGACCAAATTATCGACGTCATGCTTTCTAAAGTAGGCGGTAAAGGTCTATTCGTGAAAGAAATCCAACAAGCCCTTTTCAATAAAGAAATCGATTTTGCAGTTCATAGTATGAAGGATATGCCGGCAGTTCTGCCTGAAGGATTGACAATTGGCTGTATACCTCCACGAGTTGATGCACGTGATGCGTATATTGCAAATGGCGGTGTGAAATTCATGGATCTGCCTGTCGGAGCAGTTGTTGGAACGTCAAGTTTGCGCCGTAGTTCGCAATTATTGTTGTTGCGCCCAGATCTTGAAATCAAATGGATACGCGGAAACATTGATACACGACTTAAAAAGATGCAAGATGGAGAATATGATGCCATCCTCCTTGCAGCCGCAGGTTTGAAACGAATGGGTTGGAGCGAGGATATCGTTACGGAATATATGTCCATTGAAGACTGTATCCCTGCGGTTGGACAAGGTGCTTTGGCAATTGAATGCCGTACGGACGACACTGAATTGTTGACTGAGCTGAAAAAGATGTCTGACGACAAAACGTGGAATGAAGTCGATGCAGAGCGGACATTTCTTTCTGAAATGGATGGTTCTTGCCAAGTGCCAATTGCAGGATTCGCTAAAACAATCGGTGATGAAATTACATTCACTGGTTATATCGCAACGCCAGATGCTAAGCAAGTATTCAAAAAGACTGTGACTGGAAAAAATCCTGTGGAAGTTGGGAAGGCTGTAGCAAAAGTGTTGCGCGATGAAGGTGCTGCTGAAGTTATCCAGAAAGTGAAGGCGGAAATGGATGCCTGA
- the hemB gene encoding porphobilinogen synthase encodes MSNYHFRRNRRLRNSTTLRSMVRETILQKEDFIYPIFVIEGEDIKNEISSMPDIFQLSLDKLLEEVEEVVSLGIPSVLLFGIPAEKDAVGTGAYDDEGIVQLATKLVKQAYPDLVVIADTCLCEYTDHGHCGVVHGEKVLNDPSLELLVQTAVSQAKAGADIIAPSNMMDGFVIAIRQGLDAAGFEDIPIMSYAVKYASAYYGPFRDAADSAPQFGDRKTYQMDPANRMEALREAETDVLEGADFLIVKPALSYLDIMRDVKNNVLLPVVAYNVSGEYSMVKAAAQNGWINEKQIVLETLTSMKRAGADLIMTYHAKDAARWLEEK; translated from the coding sequence ATGAGCAACTATCATTTTCGTCGTAACCGCCGTCTGCGTAATTCTACTACTTTGCGCTCGATGGTAAGAGAAACGATTTTACAAAAAGAAGATTTTATTTATCCGATCTTTGTCATCGAAGGCGAAGACATTAAAAACGAAATCAGTTCAATGCCGGACATCTTCCAATTGTCACTTGATAAGCTACTCGAAGAGGTAGAGGAAGTTGTTTCGCTTGGAATTCCTTCCGTTCTGCTATTTGGTATTCCAGCGGAGAAAGACGCCGTTGGTACAGGTGCTTATGATGATGAAGGAATTGTTCAGCTGGCAACAAAGTTGGTCAAACAAGCCTATCCTGATCTAGTTGTCATTGCAGATACATGCTTATGTGAATATACGGATCACGGCCATTGTGGTGTCGTACATGGCGAAAAAGTGTTGAATGATCCATCGCTTGAACTGTTAGTGCAAACCGCAGTAAGCCAAGCAAAAGCGGGTGCTGATATAATTGCACCTTCTAATATGATGGATGGTTTTGTCATCGCAATCCGCCAAGGACTTGATGCAGCAGGATTTGAAGATATTCCGATTATGTCCTATGCAGTGAAATACGCTTCCGCTTATTATGGACCTTTCCGTGATGCTGCCGATTCTGCACCGCAATTCGGGGACCGTAAGACGTACCAAATGGACCCAGCAAACCGTATGGAAGCACTTCGGGAAGCAGAAACGGATGTTTTAGAAGGCGCAGACTTCCTAATCGTCAAACCGGCGCTATCATATTTGGATATCATGCGTGATGTGAAGAATAATGTGTTGCTTCCTGTCGTTGCGTATAATGTGAGCGGCGAATATTCAATGGTAAAAGCAGCCGCACAAAACGGTTGGATCAATGAAAAGCAAATTGTACTCGAAACGTTGACAAGTATGAAACGCGCAGGCGCAGACCTCATCATGACGTACCATGCAAAAGACGCTGCTCGTTGGTTGGAGGAGAAATGA
- the hemA gene encoding glutamyl-tRNA reductase, whose translation MHTIMVGVNYRTAPVEIREKLSFVEDQLPRAMQQLQQEKSILENIIISTCNRTEIYAVADQIHTGRYYVKRFLADWFNMDLEVLSPHLIIYENDGAIEHLMKVAAGIDSMVLGETQILGQVRDSFLKAQDIGTTGTVFNELFKKAITLAKRAHSETAIGDNAVSVSYAAVELGKKIFGSLNHKHIAILGAGKMGELAIKNLHGSGAGKVTVINRTLSKAEEMAEQFGGVAKPMEELQCSLLEADVLISSTGATDYVIDLEMMQFVEKLRKGKPIFMVDIAVPRDLDPRIGDLPNVFLYDIDDLQGIVEANLAERKVAAEEIGLMIEEEIVLFKEWIATLGVVPLIAALREKASIIQSETMESIENKMPNLTAREKKLLNKHTKSIVNQLLKNPILQAKELAMDEHSSEKLELFKTIFGLAEAENAVPTKVSNKETAPTSTPPLYTQSDLSLN comes from the coding sequence ATGCATACAATCATGGTCGGTGTAAACTACCGAACGGCTCCAGTAGAAATAAGAGAAAAACTCTCTTTTGTGGAAGATCAGTTGCCGAGAGCTATGCAACAACTTCAACAAGAGAAAAGTATATTGGAGAATATTATCATATCAACTTGCAACCGCACTGAAATATACGCTGTGGCAGATCAGATTCACACAGGCCGTTACTATGTCAAGCGATTTTTGGCGGACTGGTTTAACATGGATCTGGAAGTACTATCACCCCATCTGATTATCTACGAAAATGACGGCGCAATTGAACATCTAATGAAAGTAGCAGCCGGAATCGATTCAATGGTGCTCGGTGAAACACAGATACTTGGGCAGGTACGTGACAGCTTCCTAAAAGCACAAGATATCGGTACGACTGGAACTGTTTTCAATGAACTTTTCAAAAAAGCGATTACACTTGCTAAACGTGCACACTCAGAAACCGCAATCGGCGACAATGCAGTATCCGTTTCCTACGCGGCAGTCGAGCTTGGAAAGAAAATTTTCGGTTCCTTGAACCATAAACATATAGCAATACTTGGTGCAGGAAAAATGGGCGAATTGGCCATTAAAAACTTGCATGGCAGCGGCGCGGGAAAAGTCACTGTTATCAACCGTACGTTATCGAAAGCAGAAGAAATGGCAGAGCAGTTTGGAGGCGTTGCGAAACCGATGGAAGAACTCCAATGTTCTTTGCTCGAAGCAGACGTCCTTATCAGTTCTACTGGTGCGACAGATTATGTCATCGACTTGGAAATGATGCAATTCGTTGAAAAGCTTCGAAAGGGAAAACCAATATTTATGGTTGATATCGCGGTACCCCGTGATCTAGATCCACGAATTGGCGATCTTCCTAATGTCTTTCTTTATGATATCGATGATTTGCAAGGTATTGTCGAAGCGAACCTAGCTGAGCGAAAAGTAGCTGCTGAAGAAATTGGTTTGATGATTGAAGAGGAAATCGTATTGTTTAAAGAATGGATTGCGACGTTAGGCGTCGTTCCACTCATTGCTGCTTTGCGTGAAAAAGCATCGATTATTCAAAGCGAAACAATGGAAAGTATTGAAAATAAGATGCCGAATCTAACAGCCCGTGAAAAGAAGCTGTTGAATAAGCACACGAAATCGATTGTTAACCAATTGCTGAAGAATCCTATTCTGCAGGCGAAAGAGTTAGCAATGGATGAGCATTCAAGTGAAAAACTGGAATTGTTCAAAACGATCTTCGGATTGGCAGAAGCAGAAAACGCGGTGCCCACGAAGGTTTCTAATAAAGAGACGGCACCCACTTCAACACCGCCGCTCTATACACAGTCCGATTTGTCCCTTAATTGA
- the lon gene encoding endopeptidase La: MSKHIKVNVPLLPLRGILVYPKMALHIDVGRERSVFAIEHAIANGNLIMLASQKDTSVEQPEAEDLYEMGLLAHVKSLTELSNGTYRLAIEGIGRGIWSNYEEADLYPVVDVVAIPEDDEVDMNTTALMRTLLSYFEKYMGYSAKVSKETFDSISTIEEPGRLADTIASHLPLKLVAKQEILEMTDVKQRLEFLINKLHDEQAILELERKINTRVKEAMERTQKEFYLREQMKAIQKELGDKDGKNIEIVELTEKIEKAGMPQNVKDAAYRELDRYEKVHSASAESGVIRNYIDWLVALPWSDSSKDQLDINRSEEILNRDHEGLESVKERILEYLAVRQMTKSLRGPILCLDGPPGVGKTSLARSIAESLGRQFVRISLGGVRDESEIRGHRRTYVGAMPGRVIQGMKKAGKINPVFLLDEIDKMSNDFRGDPSSAMLEVLDPEQNFSFSDHYIEEPYDLSNVLFIATSNDLGSIPGPLRDRMEIISIPGYTELEKRAIAKNHLIPKQLKEHGLTKSQVRFNDEAIMNIVRYYTREAGVRGLEREIARICRRAAKQIVTGEKKSVTVSAKTLETLLGKRKHSYGQAEEKNQIGVATGLAYTTVGGDTLQIEVSLSPGKGKLILTGKLGDVMKESAQTALSYVRSKAEQFNIDPDFHESSDIHIHVPEGAVPKDGPSAGVTIATALVSSLTQRPIRREVGMTGEITLRGRVLPIGGVKEKSLSAHRAGLTTIILPKANERDIEDIPESVRSELTFKLVSDAEEVLAIALEEASE, translated from the coding sequence ATGTCGAAACATATAAAAGTGAATGTACCATTATTGCCATTGCGCGGTATTCTTGTTTATCCGAAAATGGCCTTACATATTGATGTTGGACGCGAACGATCTGTATTTGCAATCGAACATGCAATTGCAAATGGAAATCTGATCATGCTCGCTTCCCAAAAAGACACAAGCGTTGAACAACCCGAAGCTGAAGATTTGTACGAAATGGGTTTGTTGGCGCATGTTAAATCATTGACAGAACTGAGCAATGGTACATATCGACTGGCTATTGAAGGAATCGGAAGAGGTATATGGTCCAATTACGAAGAGGCGGACTTATATCCTGTCGTTGATGTCGTTGCGATTCCTGAAGATGACGAGGTAGACATGAACACTACTGCTTTAATGCGGACATTGCTTTCCTACTTTGAAAAGTATATGGGGTATTCGGCAAAAGTTTCGAAAGAGACATTCGATTCGATTTCAACGATTGAAGAGCCCGGAAGATTGGCGGATACGATTGCTTCCCATCTGCCGTTAAAACTCGTTGCCAAGCAGGAGATTCTGGAAATGACAGATGTAAAGCAAAGACTTGAATTCCTTATCAATAAATTGCATGACGAGCAGGCAATTTTGGAGCTTGAACGAAAAATCAACACGCGTGTGAAAGAAGCAATGGAACGAACACAGAAAGAGTTCTATTTGCGCGAGCAGATGAAAGCAATCCAGAAGGAATTGGGCGACAAAGATGGCAAGAACATCGAAATTGTCGAATTGACGGAAAAGATTGAGAAGGCCGGCATGCCGCAAAATGTGAAGGATGCTGCCTATAGAGAGTTGGACCGTTATGAAAAAGTCCATTCGGCATCTGCAGAGAGCGGCGTCATCCGTAATTACATCGATTGGCTAGTCGCTTTGCCGTGGTCAGATTCTTCGAAAGATCAGCTTGATATTAACCGGTCAGAAGAAATACTAAACCGGGATCATGAAGGGTTGGAGTCTGTGAAAGAGCGGATTCTCGAATATCTTGCAGTTCGTCAGATGACAAAATCATTGCGCGGACCTATCCTTTGTCTTGATGGACCGCCAGGAGTCGGGAAGACTTCCTTGGCACGTTCCATCGCGGAATCTTTAGGACGTCAATTTGTCAGAATCTCGCTTGGTGGCGTTCGGGACGAATCGGAAATACGTGGTCACCGCCGCACTTATGTTGGTGCTATGCCAGGCAGGGTCATCCAGGGAATGAAAAAAGCGGGTAAAATTAATCCAGTATTTTTATTGGATGAAATTGATAAAATGTCCAATGATTTCAGGGGCGATCCGTCTTCCGCAATGCTAGAAGTACTGGATCCGGAGCAGAATTTTTCATTTAGCGATCATTATATAGAAGAGCCATATGACCTATCCAATGTGTTGTTCATCGCCACATCGAATGATCTTGGATCGATTCCAGGACCACTCCGGGACCGCATGGAAATCATTTCGATTCCTGGCTATACGGAATTGGAAAAGCGTGCTATCGCTAAAAACCATTTGATTCCAAAGCAGTTGAAAGAGCATGGTTTAACGAAATCACAAGTTCGTTTCAATGATGAAGCGATTATGAATATCGTGAGGTACTATACGCGTGAAGCAGGCGTTAGAGGTCTGGAACGTGAAATCGCACGAATTTGTAGAAGAGCGGCTAAACAAATTGTGACCGGTGAGAAGAAGAGTGTCACGGTCAGCGCGAAAACGTTGGAAACATTACTTGGAAAACGGAAGCATAGTTATGGCCAAGCCGAAGAGAAAAATCAAATTGGTGTTGCGACAGGTCTTGCTTATACGACAGTTGGCGGGGATACTTTGCAAATTGAAGTGTCGCTGTCACCCGGAAAAGGCAAACTTATTTTGACTGGTAAACTCGGTGACGTCATGAAGGAATCCGCACAAACTGCATTATCGTATGTACGGTCCAAAGCGGAGCAGTTCAATATCGATCCCGACTTCCACGAGTCAAGTGACATTCATATTCACGTCCCTGAAGGTGCTGTTCCGAAAGATGGACCATCTGCAGGGGTTACGATTGCCACAGCACTTGTTTCTTCTTTGACACAACGTCCGATTCGACGTGAGGTTGGAATGACAGGCGAAATAACACTTCGTGGTAGAGTGTTGCCAATCGGTGGAGTAAAAGAAAAGTCATTAAGCGCGCATCGTGCAGGATTGACCACAATCATTCTGCCGAAAGCGAATGAACGAGATATAGAAGATATACCTGAAAGTGTACGTAGTGAGCTGACATTCAAGCTTGTTTCGGATGCTGAAGAAGTATTAGCAATCGCATTAGAGGAGGCTTCCGAATGA